The sequence below is a genomic window from Candidatus Methanoplasma termitum.
CGATCGATTAATGAAACAAAAAACCTTTTTCATTTACTTTACCGAAAACGCGAATTCGCCCCTCGAAAAAACATTTTCAGAACGAGTGTTTTTGATGGATTTTCTGGGAATGATCGGTTACTTTTCACGAATTCGTCAACCCCAAATATAACCCTCTCTGGGGAAAGATTTGTTCCTGAATACTATATGCTTTCACAATTTGCATACCAGACCGCACTTTTAATGAGAGATCATTCAATAGAGTTAGGTAATACACAATATTCGTCAAGATACACCCTATGTCTGGTGAACGCAGGCTCCAATAAATATAATAAAATAACTTGAACGGATTTTGAACTCATGCTTCTCAAAGCCCAAGCCGTTACGAAAGCGTTCGGTCCCGTCAAGGTCCTTACCGATGCCAGCCTTCAGATCAACGAAGGCGACAGCATCGGACTGATAGGAATAAACGGCGCCGGGAAGAGCACATTTTTAAAGATCCTGCTGGGAGAGATCAAGCCCGATACCGGCGAACTGACCCGCTACACAAATAATATCGGATACCTCGAACAATTCCCGGAATCATCATCCGAATTCACCGTACATGATGTTCTCGGAAGACCATACGGTCACATCGAGAACATCAAGAAGAAGATGCGGGAGATCGAAGAAGCGATGGCATCCGGCGGCAATGTGGATTGGAACGCCCTCGCCGCCGAGTATTCCAAACTGGAAAGGGACCTGAAAGCTTCAGATGTTCAGGACGAAAGCAAATTGATCAAAGTTCTTAAAAAGGTCGGTCTTTCCGAGAATATAATGGGCCGGACCATGGACTCTCTCTCCGGGGGAGAGAGGACCAAGGTCATGCTCTCCAGGATACTTGTCCAAGCCGACGACTGCGACATGCTCGTAATGGACGAACCTACGTCTCACCTTGACGTAGAAACAGTGGAGTGGCTGGAGGACTATCTCCTCAAGACCCACTGCTCTGTCTTGGTTATAAGCCACGATCGTTATTTTTTGGACAAGATAGCAACCCGTATGACCGAGATATCCAACGGTAAAACAAGAGAGTACAAAGGCAACTATACCGACTTCATAACGAAGAAAATGTTAGATCTCGACCGTATGGAGAAAGAATACAAAAAATACGTAAACAACAAGAGGAGACAGGAAGAGATCGCCGAGCAGCTTCACAAGGACCAATGGTATCTCACCACCCACAAAACAAGGAAGAAGCTCATCGATAAGATGGACGAGAAGGAAAAGCCGGAAGAGAACAAGGAGATCACAGTAAGGATCCAAGCCGCACACAAATCAGGGAAGAACGTCATCACATGCAAGGACCTCTCCGTGCAATTGGGAGGAAGGACCATCCTCGAGAACGTAGAGCTGGATATTCAAAAGGGAGACAAGATCGGAATATTCGGATCCAACGGCGAAGGGAAATCCACACTCATCAAAGCATTGCTGGAAGAGATACCCAGCAAAGGTGAATTGTGGGTAGCTCCGGGTGCGAAGATAGGATACTATTCTCAGAACCACGAAGGCCTGAACCTTATGCTTACGGCCGAAGAGCAGATAATGTCGGTCATCGGAAAGGAACGCAGAGGAGACGCGAGGAGCATCCTATCAAGGATGCTTCTGATGGGGGACGACGTGGAAAGGCCGATCAAGACCCTTTCCGGCGGCCAGAGGGCGAGAGTTGCGCTCTGTATGCTCTTACTGCAGGAAACGAATGTTCTTATTCTCGACGAACCGACCAACTACTTGGACATACCAGCAAGGCACGCCGTCGAAGAAGCGCTCAATGAGTATGACGGTACAATTATCACCATCACCCATGACAGATATTTCTTGGACACTGTGTGCACGAAGGTCATCGAAGTAAAAGACAAACATATCACCATGTTCAATGGAACATACTCTGCAATGAGAGGCCGACCGAATACAAAAGAGGTCGTCATGGATGCCGACGAGTACAAAGTGATCGCACCTTTCACGAATTGGGTAATAAACAAGAAATACGCCAAGAATGACAAGGTATTGATAACTCCGGCCGAGATCGGCGGATTCCAATGGGCGCTGGATCAAGGGAAGCTCAAGAAGACGGGCGGTCGTCAGAGGAAGAAAGTATCTGCGCCGGAAGAGCCGGAAAAAGGACCTAAGATGGGAACGTAATATAACAATGGCGACGAGCAGAGTGCGGTACCGACTGGTATGCCCCTGCCGGAAGACCTCCGCAATGCTCAATATCAACTTACTTTGCGTTATTTAAATAATGCTATGAACTGATTGCAATCCGACATATTGACATTAATTAGTAAAAAAGCAATCTCACCCCTCACAAACTGGGTAATAAGGATTAACAATACAAACAGTTTATTACAAATAAGAATATACACAAATCAGCGGGTGTGTCATTGGAGGCGGAATCAACATTTCCATTTCTTTTGAGCATGACAATACTTCTGCTTGTAGCGGGGGCATGCTCAGTTATATTCAAGAAATTGAAGATGCCGCCGATAATAGGATACATCGTGGCAGGAATAATAATCGGGTATTTGTTGTTCAACGGGTACATCTTTCAGGACCAGAAAGAGATCGCTAATATGGAGGAAAACGTAAAACTCCTCGCGAATATGGGACTGGTCCTGCTGATGTTCGTTGTCGGCATGGAACTCAATTTAAAGAAGCTGAAGAAATCGGGTGCATTTGCCATAATGGTAGCATTGATACAGATCCCTCTGATGGTCGCCGGCGGATATCTCTTTGGGATCCTTATGGGATGGGGCATGATCCATGCGATACTTTTTGGTGCCATCATTTCCGGATCGAGCACGGCGGTCGTGACGATCGTGCTCAAAGAACAGGGGAAACTTTCGAAAGAGGATATAGAGTCTATTGTCCTTATAACGGTGATCGAGGATGTTGCACAGGTCATCATCCTTTCAATGGCGACGCCTTTGCTCATCGGGGGCTCGATGGAACTTGACTCCGTTGTGTGGATGATCATAATAATCCTCACGTTCATGAGCGCAGCCGTTGTGATAGGGATAATAACCGTCCCTCGGGCGCTTGAATGGATCGCATCAAAGATGCCGGACGAGGTCCTGTTGGTGACGGCTTTAGGGATATGTTTTGCTATGGCCTTGTTATCAGTTGTGATCGGGATGTCGATGGCCATCGGCGCATTCCTAATGGGTGTGGTGGTCTCTCAGTCCAGTTCCAGGACCACAATCGAACACGATATAACGCCGATGAAAGACATATTCATGGCGATGTTCTTCATTTCCGTCGGCCTTCAAATAACGCCGGGCGGCATAATAAACAATATTGTTATGGTGGTGACGATATTCGCGATATATACTATCTTAAAGACAGGCAGCGTGTTCTTTGCATACTTCGTCGGCAACAAGACCCTTCGCGTAGGATTCATATCTGCTGTCAGTCTGGTCGCGATGGGAGAATTCGCATTCATAATAGCTTATGCCGGGTTAGAAGCGGGCGTCCTGTCGAACGATTTCTATACCGCGGTCGTAAGTGCGGCGTTGGTGTCAATGGTCGCTCTGCCGATATTGTCGCACAATGCAACTAAAATATGCGATTATGCAGGCACACATGCCCCAAAATCCGTTCTAAGTGCTGCCAATAGGGTGGAAACATTCCGCAACGATCAATATGCAAGGTTGACGCTGACCTCAAAACATACAGCATCCAAATTCAAAGAAAAAGTGGTCTATGCCTATGCTTTTATACTTTTGTTAGCTGTGATAGAAGCAATATTCTTCTTTTTCTCAACCGACCTGGCAGAGTTCATCAACAGGAACACTGTCAGCATGATCACGTTGGATATAAGCTATACCATCGTACTGATGGTGAATTTTGTCATTGTCGCGGTCATTCTGTACAAGGTGGTGAGGAACCTCAAATTCGTAGGAAAGGTTCTTCTGGATGCAGAAAGAAAGGCGGGCGTATTGAGCAAACCGAAACGCGCGACCTTAAAGGTCCAAAAAGCATTCATCAGAGTGAACAATTGGGCGTTGGCCCTTGTGGTGACTTTTATAATCATCGTTTTGGTGCCGAATGGCGCAGGGATCATAGAACACATTTTTGCAATGCTCGGCGGAATGGGATTGATCGGAATATTCTACGCCTATAAGCAAATAACAACACCCACAGGCGGAAAAAGGTAAAAAAAGAAGTTTTCAATCCTCGAACGGGTCTTCGCCGTTGATCATGTCGTTATACATAACGAGCAGTTCATCGGAAGATATGCTTCTGTGAAGCTTTACAGAGCCCTTCCTGACCCTTTCCAGAAGATCTATCGCTTCCTGATCGGAGAGCTTTATGCCCCTGTGGGACAGGTCGGTGACGATCGTGTTCCTTCCGGAGTGTTTGCCGATCACTATGCTTCTCTCGAGGCCGACCTCATGAGGATCGTAAGGCTCGTAGTTCTTTGCATCTTTTATTATTCCGTCCGCGTGTATCCCGGCCTCGTGCGCAAAGCAGTTCGATCCGAGGAACGGCTTGGAGACCCAGATGGGCCTTCCTGCGGCGATCGAGACGAACTCTCCTAGCGGCCTCAGCTTGAGCGGATCTATTCCCGTACTTTTGCCGAACAGGTGTTTGCATGCCATCACTGCCTCTTCAAGCGGAGTGTTGCCAGCCCTTTCTCCGATGCCCATCACTGTCGTGCTGAGGAATCTTGCGCCGGCCTTTACGCCTGCCATGCAGTTCGCGGTCGCCATGCCGAAGTCGTTGTGCGTGTGCATCTCCACTTCGATGCCCACCTCTTTGATTATCCTTTCAACTCTCGCAGCGCATGTGAAAGGGTCCTCTCTACCTATGGTGTCGCAATATCTAAGCCTGTCTGCACCGGCATTCTTGGCGGTCTTTGCGAATTTTATAAGGAAGTCCATATCTGCCCTGGAAGCATCCTCTGCGTTGCATGAAATGTATACTCCGTGGGATTTGGCGTGCGAAACGCATTCATCGATCTGCTGAAGGACCCATTCTCTGCTCTTTTTGAGTTTGTGCTGTATGTGAATGTCCGATGAGGACAGAGAAATGGCTACTGAATCGACATCGCAGTCGAGGCTGGTGTTGATATCGTCAATGTTCGCGCGGTTCCAGCCCAGTATTGACGCGTTGAGTTTCATGCGCGCAATGTGTTTGACCGCTTTCTTCTCGTCGGCACCCATAGTGGGTATCCCGGCCTCGATCTGCTGGACTCCCGCTTCATCCAGAAGTTGGGCGATCCTATACTTCTCCACGTTAGAGAATACGATTCCCGCCGCCTGCTCCCCGTCTCTGAGCGTGGTATCGCAGACGCAAACGTCGTACTTGTTCAATATGTCACGAACTTCATCTGCTGTTTTCATTTTAATTCCCCTATTTCTCTATCTGAGAGAGAATATCTACCGGTTATATAACAGAATCCTTAGTGTCTGTTCACAATTAAAAGTTTTCTGAGCATTTTATTTGTATATTGAGATTTTCTGCTAAGGAGGGTTACCTTTTATATCTAAGCAGAGCGCCCATCCCGCCGAGCGCCGAAAGCTCTTTTCCCGAATCGTGTTGTCCAGATATGACGAGGACCTTTCCCTGCTGCGATTCGATCGTTCGGATCAGGTTGTCAAGGTCCTGTTCTCTGAGTTTTGAATCCAATATCAATAAAGTATCTACGGCTCCGGCATCTGCCGCGCTTCTTATCTCGTTGGGACCATAGGTCGCAAGCCCGTCCTTGCCGATCTCGCACATCAGTCTCTCGACCGCCTCCATCTCCACGCCGACAGAGGATTCTCTCAGGATGTTTGCCCCCATCCCGGTCTTGATCAGTTCGTTGACACCCACCATTCCCGATTGTCCGGTGTGGTGTACGTGTATCCCCTTGAATCCGGCAGATTTGAGTTCCGTTGCAAGGGATTCTTTTTCGAACCCGGGGCCGAGCAGCACTATCGGCATGTTATCTGCCGCAAGAGGCTCTATTTTTGATAGTATCTCGCTGTGATATCTGTCCTCTTTGGATCTCTCGTCGTAT
It includes:
- a CDS encoding cation:proton antiporter; protein product: MTILLLVAGACSVIFKKLKMPPIIGYIVAGIIIGYLLFNGYIFQDQKEIANMEENVKLLANMGLVLLMFVVGMELNLKKLKKSGAFAIMVALIQIPLMVAGGYLFGILMGWGMIHAILFGAIISGSSTAVVTIVLKEQGKLSKEDIESIVLITVIEDVAQVIILSMATPLLIGGSMELDSVVWMIIIILTFMSAAVVIGIITVPRALEWIASKMPDEVLLVTALGICFAMALLSVVIGMSMAIGAFLMGVVVSQSSSRTTIEHDITPMKDIFMAMFFISVGLQITPGGIINNIVMVVTIFAIYTILKTGSVFFAYFVGNKTLRVGFISAVSLVAMGEFAFIIAYAGLEAGVLSNDFYTAVVSAALVSMVALPILSHNATKICDYAGTHAPKSVLSAANRVETFRNDQYARLTLTSKHTASKFKEKVVYAYAFILLLAVIEAIFFFFSTDLAEFINRNTVSMITLDISYTIVLMVNFVIVAVILYKVVRNLKFVGKVLLDAERKAGVLSKPKRATLKVQKAFIRVNNWALALVVTFIIIVLVPNGAGIIEHIFAMLGGMGLIGIFYAYKQITTPTGGKR
- a CDS encoding mRNA surveillance protein pelota, whose product is MRILDKDANNGNIRIMLEADEDVWHLFNVLTVGDLVTASTTRREEKAADKLRAERSEKKRMTLGIRVEKMEFSEDDIRLRVLGVIETGPQDIGQHHTLIFETGDDILITKTKWKDSQLERLDRAVRDSRKPKILFVSLDQDDATIAVLRQFGLKEIATIRSMRSGKQYDERSKEDRYHSEILSKIEPLAADNMPIVLLGPGFEKESLATELKSAGFKGIHVHHTGQSGMVGVNELIKTGMGANILRESSVGVEMEAVERLMCEIGKDGLATYGPNEIRSAADAGAVDTLLILDSKLREQDLDNLIRTIESQQGKVLVISGQHDSGKELSALGGMGALLRYKR
- the nifV gene encoding homocitrate synthase, with protein sequence MKTADEVRDILNKYDVCVCDTTLRDGEQAAGIVFSNVEKYRIAQLLDEAGVQQIEAGIPTMGADEKKAVKHIARMKLNASILGWNRANIDDINTSLDCDVDSVAISLSSSDIHIQHKLKKSREWVLQQIDECVSHAKSHGVYISCNAEDASRADMDFLIKFAKTAKNAGADRLRYCDTIGREDPFTCAARVERIIKEVGIEVEMHTHNDFGMATANCMAGVKAGARFLSTTVMGIGERAGNTPLEEAVMACKHLFGKSTGIDPLKLRPLGEFVSIAAGRPIWVSKPFLGSNCFAHEAGIHADGIIKDAKNYEPYDPHEVGLERSIVIGKHSGRNTIVTDLSHRGIKLSDQEAIDLLERVRKGSVKLHRSISSDELLVMYNDMINGEDPFED
- a CDS encoding ABC-F family ATP-binding cassette domain-containing protein, with the translated sequence MLLKAQAVTKAFGPVKVLTDASLQINEGDSIGLIGINGAGKSTFLKILLGEIKPDTGELTRYTNNIGYLEQFPESSSEFTVHDVLGRPYGHIENIKKKMREIEEAMASGGNVDWNALAAEYSKLERDLKASDVQDESKLIKVLKKVGLSENIMGRTMDSLSGGERTKVMLSRILVQADDCDMLVMDEPTSHLDVETVEWLEDYLLKTHCSVLVISHDRYFLDKIATRMTEISNGKTREYKGNYTDFITKKMLDLDRMEKEYKKYVNNKRRQEEIAEQLHKDQWYLTTHKTRKKLIDKMDEKEKPEENKEITVRIQAAHKSGKNVITCKDLSVQLGGRTILENVELDIQKGDKIGIFGSNGEGKSTLIKALLEEIPSKGELWVAPGAKIGYYSQNHEGLNLMLTAEEQIMSVIGKERRGDARSILSRMLLMGDDVERPIKTLSGGQRARVALCMLLLQETNVLILDEPTNYLDIPARHAVEEALNEYDGTIITITHDRYFLDTVCTKVIEVKDKHITMFNGTYSAMRGRPNTKEVVMDADEYKVIAPFTNWVINKKYAKNDKVLITPAEIGGFQWALDQGKLKKTGGRQRKKVSAPEEPEKGPKMGT